A window of the Candidatus Eisenbacteria bacterium genome harbors these coding sequences:
- a CDS encoding DUF971 domain-containing protein, translated as MLTAPEERATPAEIRKKSGESIAIRWTDGHASTFGARYLRGRCPCAQCVSETSGERLVSEEHIRPDIAIEAARTVGNYALHFSFSDGHTTGIYSFDYLRRVCPCEDCA; from the coding sequence GTGCTCACGGCTCCCGAGGAGCGGGCGACGCCCGCCGAGATCAGGAAGAAAAGCGGCGAGTCGATCGCCATTCGGTGGACCGACGGACACGCGAGCACCTTCGGCGCCCGCTATCTGAGGGGCCGCTGCCCCTGCGCGCAATGCGTGAGCGAGACGTCGGGGGAGCGGCTGGTGTCGGAGGAGCACATCCGCCCCGATATCGCGATCGAGGCGGCGCGAACGGTCGGGAACTACGCGCTCCACTTTTCATTCAGCGACGGCCATACCACCGGCATCTACAGCTTCGACTACCTGAGACGGGTCTGCCCGTGCGAGGACTGCGCATGA
- a CDS encoding alpha-ketoacid dehydrogenase subunit beta, with translation MKTMTYIEAITEGLMEEMQRDERIFLIGEDIAGYGGVFKATRGLYEKFGPMRVIDSPISENFLVEGAVGASIAGLIPSPEIQFDDFITLAMDGIVEHAAKMRYRSGGMFTCPMVIRCCYGGAVGGGLFHSQANQAWFMHCPGLVVVTPATPYDAKGLLKSAFRGQNPVLYYEHKRLYRTIKGPVPTHDYTVPLGKAAVVREGKHVSVVSYALMLHRSLEAAEKLSAEGIEVEVIDLRTLLPYDKETILTSVEKTARVVVVYESSKTMGVGAEIGAMIAEDGFSFLDAPVRRVSPPDAPQEPFAPTLAETYLPDANRIAQAIRETVAY, from the coding sequence GTGAAGACCATGACGTACATCGAGGCCATCACCGAAGGCCTCATGGAGGAAATGCAGCGGGACGAGCGCATCTTCCTCATCGGCGAAGACATCGCGGGTTACGGCGGGGTGTTCAAGGCGACGAGGGGCCTCTACGAAAAGTTCGGCCCCATGCGGGTCATCGACAGCCCGATCTCGGAGAACTTCCTGGTCGAAGGTGCCGTCGGCGCGTCGATCGCGGGGCTGATCCCTTCTCCAGAGATCCAGTTCGACGATTTCATAACGCTCGCCATGGACGGGATCGTGGAGCACGCCGCCAAGATGCGCTACCGCTCGGGCGGAATGTTCACCTGCCCCATGGTCATCCGCTGCTGCTATGGCGGAGCGGTTGGCGGCGGGCTCTTCCATTCGCAGGCGAATCAGGCCTGGTTCATGCACTGCCCCGGGCTCGTCGTGGTCACCCCGGCGACCCCATACGACGCCAAGGGGCTCTTGAAATCGGCGTTCCGCGGCCAGAATCCCGTGCTCTACTACGAGCACAAGCGCCTCTACCGCACGATCAAGGGACCCGTGCCCACCCACGACTACACCGTGCCGCTCGGCAAGGCGGCCGTGGTGCGCGAAGGAAAACACGTTTCGGTGGTGTCCTACGCGCTCATGCTCCATCGGTCCCTCGAAGCCGCCGAGAAGCTCTCGGCGGAAGGGATCGAGGTCGAGGTGATCGACCTTCGCACCCTGCTTCCCTACGACAAGGAGACCATCTTGACGTCGGTAGAGAAGACGGCGCGGGTGGTCGTTGTCTACGAAAGCTCCAAGACGATGGGGGTCGGCGCGGAGATCGGCGCGATGATCGCCGAGGATGGCTTCTCCTTCCTCGATGCACCGGTGCGGCGCGTGTCGCCGCCCGACGCGCCGCAGGAGCCGTTCGCGCCTACGCTCGCGGAAACGTATCTTCCCGACGCAAACCGGATCGCGCAGGCGATCCGCGAAACAGTCGCTTACTAA
- a CDS encoding acyl-CoA thioesterase → MVELVLPNDANTMGNVLGGRVLHWIDMAAAIVAHRHCRTEAVTASMDEVSFLAPIRVGQMALIAARMTYAGRTSMEIRVDVQSEDLLSGERRRTSTAYLTFVAVDKAGRPVPVPPLLYETEEEKREGRAAEARRAERLRGLPQDETPTEIQQR, encoded by the coding sequence ATGGTCGAGCTCGTTCTGCCGAACGACGCGAACACGATGGGAAACGTCCTCGGCGGCAGGGTGCTCCACTGGATTGACATGGCGGCAGCCATCGTGGCGCATCGCCATTGTAGGACCGAGGCGGTGACCGCGTCGATGGACGAGGTCTCGTTCCTGGCTCCGATCCGGGTCGGCCAGATGGCCCTGATCGCGGCGCGCATGACCTATGCCGGCCGGACCTCCATGGAGATCCGGGTCGACGTGCAAAGCGAGGATCTGCTGAGCGGAGAGCGCCGGCGGACGAGCACGGCGTATTTGACGTTCGTCGCGGTCGACAAAGCCGGCCGCCCCGTACCGGTGCCACCGCTCCTCTACGAGACGGAGGAAGAAAAGCGCGAAGGGCGCGCGGCGGAAGCGAGAAGGGCGGAGCGGCTCCGCGGCCTGCCCCAGGACGAAACACCAACGGAGATCCAGCAGCGATGA
- a CDS encoding Mrp/NBP35 family ATP-binding protein, with protein MSETVITESNVLDALRSVMDPDLRRDIVSLNFVRNMKIEGGTVSFDVNLTTPACPVKDRLREQSRQAVLEHVPGVKDVRVNMTAEVRRPPAPETSRIRGVKNIVAVGSGKGGVGKSTVAANVAVSLARSGAKVGLLDADIYGPSIPIMMRSQEEPEIREQVIQPVDAHGVKLMSMGYLSGEMPLIWRGPMAHKALQQSLLGVNWGDLDYLVVDLPPGTGDVHLTLVQTVPVTGAVIVSTPQDVGLQISMKTLRMFQQTKVPLLGVIENMSYYICPHCGGRDEIFGHGGAARAAESLGVPFLGEIPLDPAIRKHSDTGTPVVLAQPESASGRAFAEVTGKLAQQVSIQAFRSVPLTIVEE; from the coding sequence ATGAGCGAAACGGTCATAACGGAGTCCAACGTCTTGGACGCGCTCCGGTCGGTCATGGATCCGGACCTCCGCCGGGATATCGTCTCGCTCAACTTCGTCCGCAACATGAAGATCGAAGGCGGAACGGTGTCCTTCGATGTGAACCTGACCACCCCCGCGTGCCCGGTCAAGGACCGCCTTAGGGAGCAATCGCGTCAGGCGGTGCTGGAACACGTTCCGGGAGTCAAGGATGTGCGCGTGAACATGACCGCCGAAGTGCGCCGGCCGCCCGCCCCCGAGACCAGCCGGATCCGCGGCGTCAAGAACATCGTCGCCGTCGGAAGCGGGAAGGGGGGCGTCGGAAAATCCACCGTGGCCGCGAACGTGGCCGTCTCGCTCGCCCGGAGCGGCGCGAAGGTGGGCCTTCTGGACGCGGACATCTACGGACCCAGCATCCCGATCATGATGCGCTCGCAGGAAGAGCCGGAAATCCGGGAACAAGTGATCCAGCCGGTCGACGCGCACGGTGTCAAGCTCATGTCGATGGGATACCTGAGCGGGGAGATGCCGCTCATCTGGCGCGGACCGATGGCGCACAAGGCGCTTCAACAGAGTCTCCTCGGGGTGAACTGGGGGGACCTCGACTACTTGGTCGTGGACCTGCCGCCCGGAACCGGGGACGTCCACCTCACGCTCGTCCAGACCGTGCCCGTGACCGGTGCCGTGATCGTCTCCACGCCCCAGGACGTGGGGCTCCAAATTTCGATGAAGACGCTCCGGATGTTCCAGCAGACGAAGGTGCCCCTCCTGGGCGTCATCGAGAACATGAGCTACTACATCTGCCCGCACTGCGGTGGGCGGGACGAGATCTTCGGTCACGGCGGCGCGGCGCGCGCCGCGGAGTCGCTGGGCGTGCCGTTCCTCGGCGAGATCCCGCTCGACCCCGCGATACGAAAACACAGCGACACCGGAACGCCGGTCGTGCTCGCGCAGCCCGAGTCCGCCTCGGGGCGCGCATTCGCGGAGGTCACGGGGAAGCTGGCGCAGCAGGTCAGCATCCAGGCGTTCCGAAGCGTTCCTCTCACGATCGTCGAGGAGTAG
- the lipB gene encoding lipoyl(octanoyl) transferase LipB, whose translation MTSPIAAYDLGRVPYREALEVQRRAVTARASDACGDAIYFVEHDPVLTVGRAGRAESLRASDGELRARGVDIVPVERGGDVTYHGPGQVVAYPILALSGLPSGRDLHRYLRDLEEVLIRAIAAYGLRATRRPPYTGVWVGDRKVAAIGVAVRRWITFHGFALNVDPDLGHFDWIHPCGIRHLGVGSLRTLLGEAPPRREVLARLRESFAGVWDRPVVEAPWNSPVQETLLA comes from the coding sequence ATGACCTCGCCCATCGCGGCGTACGACTTGGGACGGGTGCCCTACCGGGAGGCGCTCGAGGTTCAGCGCCGCGCCGTGACCGCCCGGGCCTCGGACGCGTGCGGCGACGCGATCTACTTCGTCGAGCACGACCCGGTCCTCACGGTCGGGCGCGCGGGCCGCGCGGAGAGCCTCCGGGCGTCCGATGGTGAGCTTCGCGCGCGCGGGGTCGACATCGTCCCGGTCGAGCGCGGCGGGGACGTCACCTATCACGGCCCCGGCCAGGTCGTGGCCTACCCCATCCTCGCCCTTTCGGGCCTTCCCTCGGGACGCGACCTGCACCGGTACCTTCGAGACCTGGAGGAAGTCCTGATCCGCGCGATCGCGGCGTACGGTCTGCGCGCCACGCGCCGCCCTCCCTACACCGGGGTGTGGGTCGGCGACCGGAAGGTCGCGGCAATCGGGGTCGCGGTCCGGCGCTGGATCACCTTCCACGGATTCGCGCTCAACGTGGACCCCGATCTCGGCCACTTCGACTGGATCCACCCGTGCGGCATCCGCCATTTGGGGGTCGGCTCGCTTCGCACGCTGCTCGGCGAAGCCCCGCCCCGCCGCGAGGTGCTCGCGCGGCTGCGCGAGTCGTTCGCCGGGGTCTGGGATCGTCCGGTCGTCGAGGCTCCCTGGAATTCCCCGGTGCAGGAGACGCTCCTTGCCTGA
- the sucB gene encoding dihydrolipoyllysine-residue succinyltransferase — MPVTIVVPQLGESVVEGTVGKWLKKEGEPIAKDEPIVEIITDKINIELPAPAAGTLGKITVPEGTVAQVGQQLGVILQAGESLSAGAQAAPAGGPQPGARPPAPGQPPAPAREPAPARAGTAVAEAPSGDDQRVSPAVRKLLRENSLDLSSIRGSGMGGRVTREDVLNHIEAGRIAASAGAGAPAPQAAPGSAPGRAPAAAPPKPLKPIPAPAFAPPGSREEVVQPLTNVRKKIAENMLRSRHSAAHCSTWDEVDMTALVEMRARLKERIKSTYGVNLTYMPFIMKAVVRALREFPILNASMTETEVHYKKFYNIGVAVHRDQGLIVPVVHDADRKTLLQLAQEIEDLGHRARADKLTLNDIQGGTFTITNAGMFGATASTPIINYPEVGVLGVHLIQERPVVRDHRIVIRNMMTLVLSFDHRLVDGTPAVQFLHRVKELLEDAESWLLDSI; from the coding sequence ATGCCCGTCACGATCGTTGTGCCGCAGCTGGGCGAGAGCGTCGTCGAGGGGACGGTCGGCAAGTGGCTGAAGAAAGAAGGCGAGCCGATCGCCAAAGACGAGCCGATCGTCGAGATCATCACCGACAAGATCAATATCGAGCTCCCCGCCCCCGCCGCGGGCACCCTCGGCAAGATCACGGTTCCGGAAGGGACGGTCGCCCAGGTAGGCCAGCAGCTCGGCGTGATCCTCCAGGCTGGTGAGTCGCTTTCCGCCGGGGCCCAGGCGGCGCCCGCGGGAGGGCCGCAACCAGGCGCGCGCCCGCCGGCGCCCGGGCAGCCCCCGGCTCCCGCGCGTGAGCCCGCCCCCGCGCGGGCGGGAACCGCGGTCGCCGAGGCCCCATCGGGCGACGACCAGAGGGTTTCGCCCGCGGTGCGAAAGCTTCTACGAGAAAATAGCCTCGATCTCTCGAGCATTCGCGGCAGCGGCATGGGCGGCCGCGTGACGCGCGAGGACGTCTTGAACCACATCGAGGCGGGGAGGATCGCCGCGTCGGCCGGAGCCGGCGCGCCCGCCCCCCAAGCGGCGCCGGGCAGCGCTCCCGGACGGGCTCCCGCGGCAGCGCCCCCCAAGCCCCTGAAGCCGATCCCCGCCCCCGCCTTCGCGCCACCCGGCTCGCGGGAGGAGGTGGTCCAGCCGCTCACCAACGTGCGCAAGAAGATCGCGGAGAACATGCTCCGCTCGAGACACTCGGCGGCCCATTGCTCCACGTGGGATGAGGTGGACATGACCGCGCTCGTGGAAATGAGGGCGCGTCTCAAGGAAAGGATCAAGAGCACCTACGGCGTCAACCTCACGTACATGCCGTTCATCATGAAGGCCGTCGTGCGGGCGCTGCGGGAGTTTCCGATCCTGAACGCGTCGATGACCGAGACCGAGGTCCACTACAAGAAGTTCTACAACATCGGCGTCGCCGTGCATCGCGACCAGGGGCTCATCGTCCCCGTGGTGCACGATGCGGACCGAAAGACCCTGCTCCAGCTCGCGCAGGAGATCGAAGACCTCGGCCACCGGGCGCGCGCGGACAAGCTCACCCTGAACGACATCCAGGGCGGGACGTTCACGATCACGAACGCCGGCATGTTCGGCGCGACCGCGTCGACGCCGATCATCAACTACCCCGAGGTGGGGGTCCTGGGCGTTCACCTGATCCAGGAGCGCCCCGTGGTCCGCGATCACCGGATCGTGATTCGCAACATGATGACCCTCGTCCTGAGCTTCGATCACCGCCTGGTGGACGGGACCCCCGCGGTCCAGTTCCTCCACCGCGTGAAGGAGCTGCTCGAAGACGCCGAGAGCTGGCTGCTCGATTCCATCTGA
- a CDS encoding thiamine pyrophosphate-dependent dehydrogenase E1 component subunit alpha — MPVSNDELKGLYYYLTLVRTTDERCRKLFKQGRFHGTYFSAVGQEATVVGPCYGLRPEDTIGIQHREMGAAITKGMPLKYVMAELFARKDSPDRGKSHPCHYGWKPLGIITPASTIAAQTVIATGCALAYKFQKKDNVAVCFVGEGATSNGAWHEALNFAGIHKLNCVFVVQNNLWAESVPASLGVPVEDVSERAKAYGFPGVTIDGNDLLVTYETSQDAIRRARRGEGPTLIEMKTYRWYGHSEIDPANYRTQEELEYWKKRDPVPRFEKVLMERGIIDESYKQATVQRIEREIEEAIEFAEKSPHPEPHEILEDVYAPLA; from the coding sequence ATGCCCGTATCCAATGACGAGCTGAAAGGGCTCTATTACTACCTAACTCTAGTCCGCACAACCGACGAGCGCTGTCGAAAGCTCTTCAAGCAGGGCCGGTTTCACGGCACCTACTTCAGCGCAGTGGGGCAGGAAGCCACCGTGGTGGGTCCCTGCTACGGCCTTCGGCCGGAAGATACGATCGGGATTCAACATCGTGAGATGGGCGCCGCCATCACGAAGGGGATGCCGCTCAAATACGTCATGGCGGAGCTCTTCGCGCGTAAGGACAGCCCGGATCGGGGGAAGTCCCACCCCTGCCACTATGGATGGAAACCCCTCGGGATCATCACCCCCGCATCCACGATCGCCGCCCAGACCGTGATCGCCACCGGGTGCGCGCTCGCCTACAAGTTCCAGAAGAAGGACAACGTGGCGGTCTGCTTCGTCGGGGAGGGAGCCACCTCGAACGGGGCATGGCACGAAGCCCTGAACTTCGCGGGCATTCACAAGCTGAACTGCGTCTTCGTCGTGCAGAACAATCTCTGGGCCGAGTCGGTGCCGGCGTCGCTCGGCGTGCCCGTCGAGGACGTTTCGGAACGCGCGAAGGCCTACGGCTTCCCCGGCGTCACGATCGACGGGAACGATCTCCTCGTGACCTACGAGACCTCGCAGGACGCGATCCGTCGCGCCCGTCGCGGGGAAGGCCCGACGCTGATCGAGATGAAGACCTACCGGTGGTACGGGCATTCGGAAATCGACCCCGCCAACTACCGGACCCAGGAAGAGCTCGAGTACTGGAAAAAACGCGATCCGGTCCCCCGGTTCGAGAAGGTTCTGATGGAGCGCGGGATCATCGACGAGTCGTACAAGCAGGCGACGGTCCAGCGGATCGAGAGGGAGATCGAGGAGGCGATCGAGTTCGCGGAGAAGAGCCCGCACCCCGAGCCCCACGAGATCCTGGAGGACGTGTACGCCCCGCTCGCCTAA